DNA sequence from the Schistocerca serialis cubense isolate TAMUIC-IGC-003099 chromosome 9, iqSchSeri2.2, whole genome shotgun sequence genome:
GTGAATGTCccccggagcataatggagccggcTCCAGCttttctccgtcccgcagtacaacaGTCAAGAAGatgttccctggaagacgacggatttgcgccctcccTTCGGCATGATGAATAAGGTATCGAGGGTGATCATGTCATGAAACTCTCTGCCACTGCGGCAACGTCCAGTGTCGACGGTACGTGCCCATTGTAGTCGCAGTTGGGGATATCGTGATGTTAATGTTGGCACATGGTTGTGTCGCCGGCTGCGAAGGTCTATCGTTACGAGTGTTCGGTAGACTGTAggttcagacacacttatactctgcACAGCAttcaaaatctgatgttagttccgccacagttcgctgccaatcctgttttaccagtctacccagcctatgacgtccgacatccgCGCAATAGcaatatacacaaaaaaagctggccagggcggccgagcggttctaggcgctacagtctggaatcgcgtgaccgctacggtcgcaggttcgaatcctgcctcgggcatggatatgtgtgacgtctttaggttagttaggtttaagtagttcttagttctaggggactgatgacctcagatgttaagtcccatattactcagagccatttgaaccattttttttgcacaaaaaaaatagctctgagcactatgggacttaacttataaggtcatcagtcccctagaactacttaaatctaactaacctaaggacgtcacacacaaccatgcccgaggtaggattcgaaactgcgaatgtagcgcctagagccggttccagactgtagcgcctagagccgctcggccactacggccggcagcaaGATGCACACATACAGGTTGCGGTAGTACATCGTATAAACACTATAAGATGGCAGTGCGTAGGAGGatttgtcatttgcactcaggtagtTCATGAGCAAAGGTTTTCAACTTGATCATagctgcatgatgggaattaacagacaatTGAcgtggaatggtggttggagctaaccgcatgggatattccatttcggaaaaagcaaggaaattcaatattccagtGTCATGCGTGTGtcatgaataccaaatttcaggtcttATCTCTCACCAAgggcaacgcaatggccgacggccttcacttaacgaacgagtgcagtgtcatttatgaagaattatcagtgccaacagacattcagcattgtgtgaaataaccgcagaaatcaatgtgggatgtgggACTCACATATTCTTCCGGACGGGGTGGTGAAATTTcgagtgggctatggcagcagacgactgacacgagtgtctttgctaactcaGCGACAACACCAGCAGCgcttctcctggtctcgtgaccatatcgttggactttggacgactggaaaaccgtggcgtgattagatgaatcccgatttaagttggtaagagctgatggtagggtttgaaagTGGCGGAGACCCAACGAATctgtggacccaagttgtgaacaaggcaccataattgtgtgggccgtgtttacacggAACGGACGGGGTCCTGAAGCGATCTTTGACTCGAAACAGTTACGTTCGGATACGTGGAGTTCATTTGCAGCCACTCAGgtagttcatgttcccaaacaactatgtaaGTTTGACATGTCACATTGCCATAATTGTTTGTGATAATTTTCAAAAACATTCTGGTCAGTtctggcgaatgatttggccacccagatcccatcgaacattaatggcaCGTAATAGAGAGGTaatttcgtgcgcaaaatcctgcaccggcaacacttaagCAGTCatggacggcaatagaggcagcatagctcaatatttctgcaggggattccaACGACCAGTTGAGTCCATACCGCGTAGAGTTACTGCACTActgcgggcaaaaggaggtccgacacgatactgggaggtatctcatgacttaaTCCACCTCAGTGTAGATCGTGCCTTTATGAGAACAGCCATCAGAACATCGCCGCCTAGCGAGTTATTCCAAGACTATAGATGCAGGAAAATTTAAATTTCGCAAGAGTGTCACTATTTATGTTGGCTTTCCAGGTGTCTGGGTCTCTACTTGGCGACAATACACAGGCGGTGGAGCTCGCATCAGACGGATATGACCCCCCGGCTGGTCTGGCAGTGACGGTGACCGGCTGGGGACTCACTGTCACTGGTGGGGAGGCTCCCAGTAATCTCCAGAAAGCGGACATCAGCATCTTGGACCGTTCCACTTGCCGGGACCTCTTTGCGAGTATGAACACTGTGACCGAGCGGATGGTGTGTGCTGGTGAGGCGAGCCACACTGTCTGCAGCGGCGACTCTGGTGGTCCTCTTGTCAGCGGTAACACCCAGGTGGGCATCGTCTCCTGGGGAAACCCAGACGAATGTGAAGCGACTCCCGGCGTGTACACCAGTGTTGGGAACTTACGTTCCTGGGTTCGAGCTCTAACTGGTGTATAACAACCTATGCGGTCTGCTGGTCTGTGTTTTCTA
Encoded proteins:
- the LOC126419572 gene encoding trypsin delta-like — encoded protein: MLRLVLWFTYMLGSAVALPAPDRLWSRGSSRVIGGSDADIANYPWQLAFEFSGSLHCGASIISSNWVLTAAHCVDGYSLPLMSFRAGSSTRESGGTVLQASSGYMHGSFNARSLDYDIAVIQVSGSLLGDNTQAVELASDGYDPPAGLAVTVTGWGLTVTGGEAPSNLQKADISILDRSTCRDLFASMNTVTERMVCAGEASHTVCSGDSGGPLVSGNTQVGIVSWGNPDECEATPGVYTSVGNLRSWVRALTGV